A stretch of Armatimonadota bacterium DNA encodes these proteins:
- a CDS encoding MTAP family purine nucleoside phosphorylase → MRVDAAIIGGTGIGSRLAQRPGAPIHVPTPFGLMRGKLIEVEKATIAVVQRHSTGHATPPHLVNYRALALGIKALGARACFGSAAVGSLRADWPVGSFSVCSDFLDLTGRNLTLFDREVRHTDFSHPFDPRARSAMLQSAMDLSIDVIDGGVYVNGNGPRYETPKEVSLYRELGGDVVGMTAASEAIAMQEAGVPYACLAVSTNFACGLIGAALSHEEVVDEMQRSGEKAVSILLGAARSAAGWP, encoded by the coding sequence ATGAGGGTCGACGCTGCGATCATTGGTGGAACAGGAATCGGTTCGCGCCTGGCCCAACGGCCAGGCGCGCCCATTCATGTGCCAACCCCGTTTGGGCTCATGCGTGGAAAGCTCATCGAGGTCGAGAAAGCCACCATCGCCGTGGTGCAGCGGCATTCCACGGGCCACGCGACGCCGCCCCACTTGGTGAACTACCGAGCGTTGGCGCTCGGCATCAAGGCGCTTGGCGCAAGGGCCTGTTTTGGCAGCGCTGCAGTGGGTTCTCTGCGCGCGGATTGGCCTGTCGGCAGCTTTTCGGTCTGTTCCGATTTTTTGGACCTCACCGGCCGAAACTTGACTCTTTTCGACCGGGAGGTGAGGCATACCGATTTCTCACATCCCTTCGACCCCAGGGCCCGCAGCGCGATGCTGCAGAGCGCAATGGACCTCTCCATCGACGTAATTGATGGAGGGGTATATGTGAACGGCAATGGACCCCGCTACGAGACGCCGAAGGAAGTCTCACTCTACAGAGAGCTTGGCGGCGACGTGGTCGGAATGACGGCTGCATCCGAGGCCATCGCCATGCAAGAAGCCGGCGTTCCTTACGCGTGCCTTGCCGTCTCGACGAATTTCGCCTGCGGCCTAATCGGCGCCGCGCTCTCGCACGAAGAGGTGGTGGACGAGATGCAGCGCTCCGGCGAAAAGGCGGTTTCGATCCTGTTGGGCGCGGCGAGGTCAGCGGCGGGTTGGCCATGA
- a CDS encoding CBS domain-containing protein, giving the protein MTLREVLHAHIPVLTEISTVRDAVDKMDIYQFSALAVVDERGKPIGVVTEGDLCRSASKRDSLADMMQEPAYVHGTAEPEVASAEMEIGDAFHRMLMSGLTLLPVVEGERLLGVVLRVDLMQALMADRSG; this is encoded by the coding sequence ATGACGCTCAGGGAGGTGCTGCACGCACACATCCCCGTGCTGACTGAGATCAGCACGGTGCGCGACGCCGTCGACAAGATGGACATCTACCAGTTCTCGGCCCTGGCGGTTGTGGATGAGCGCGGCAAGCCCATTGGGGTCGTAACCGAAGGAGACCTATGCCGCAGCGCCTCCAAGCGCGACAGCCTGGCCGACATGATGCAGGAACCTGCATACGTCCATGGGACGGCCGAGCCCGAGGTCGCCTCCGCAGAAATGGAGATCGGCGATGCCTTTCACCGCATGCTGATGAGCGGCCTGACGCTGCTACCCGTCGTGGAGGGAGAGAGGCTTCTGGGCGTGGTGCTGCGCGTGGACCTGATGCAGGCGCTGATGGCCGACAGATCTGGATAG
- the panB gene encoding 3-methyl-2-oxobutanoate hydroxymethyltransferase, with the protein MSERVTAPLFRSMKASGRKIVVVTAYDACTAGLAEAAGVDAILVGDSVGNVALGMPTTLQMSLEAMVHHTAAAARGTSRCLLIADMPFGSYQASDAHAVESAVALVKAGAEAVKVEGAYDDRVRAILRAGIPVMGHLGLTPQSIHAFGGHKVQGKGDDAAAILKAARSLEQAGVFGLVLELVPGQLAEEVTRAVSCPTIGIGAGKECDGQVQVFHDVVGLTRRTYKHAHAFCKGWDVFESALQDYASSVRDGRFPGPENTF; encoded by the coding sequence ATGTCCGAGCGCGTCACAGCCCCGTTGTTCCGTTCGATGAAGGCCTCTGGGCGCAAGATCGTTGTGGTCACGGCCTATGACGCGTGCACCGCCGGCCTCGCCGAGGCCGCCGGAGTCGACGCGATCTTGGTGGGGGACTCCGTCGGAAACGTGGCGTTGGGGATGCCCACGACGCTTCAAATGAGCCTCGAGGCGATGGTCCACCACACGGCTGCTGCGGCGCGAGGTACAAGCCGTTGCCTTTTGATAGCCGACATGCCCTTTGGCTCCTATCAGGCGTCGGATGCGCATGCCGTCGAATCCGCCGTTGCGCTTGTGAAGGCCGGCGCAGAAGCGGTCAAAGTGGAGGGCGCCTACGACGATAGGGTGCGCGCGATTCTGCGCGCGGGAATTCCCGTCATGGGGCACCTCGGGCTCACTCCCCAGAGCATTCACGCGTTTGGCGGCCACAAAGTTCAGGGCAAAGGGGACGATGCGGCGGCCATTTTGAAGGCCGCGCGATCGCTGGAGCAGGCAGGGGTGTTCGGCCTGGTGCTTGAACTCGTGCCTGGACAGTTGGCCGAGGAGGTCACGCGAGCCGTCAGCTGCCCCACCATCGGAATTGGCGCTGGTAAGGAGTGCGACGGCCAGGTTCAGGTTTTCCACGACGTAGTTGGATTGACGCGGCGTACGTACAAGCACGCCCACGCCTTCTGTAAGGGCTGGGACGTCTTCGAATCTGCGCTTCAAGACTACGCGTCTTCAGTTCGCGACGGCCGGTTTCCCGGCCCTGAGAACACATTTTGA
- a CDS encoding pantoate--beta-alanine ligase, with the protein MGALHEGHLSLMRTARSECDVLASSIFVNPLQFGPSEDFSRYPRREEQDFELARSAGVDLMLCPEPDELTRSQQTTVHVYGVSELFEGAFRPGHFDGVATIVAKLFNIVRPNAAFFGAKDLQQCAVLRTMVQDLNFGIKLRFLPTVRESDGLALSSRNAYLSPQERELAPRLFATLCGVAESAKSNVGSLAEELLVQAKNRLDSYGFDVDYLDVVDWNTMRPTRVVDESTWLVAAARLGTTRLIDSKWVLEP; encoded by the coding sequence ATGGGTGCTCTTCACGAAGGGCATTTATCGCTGATGCGAACCGCGCGGTCAGAGTGCGATGTATTGGCCTCGTCCATCTTCGTAAATCCGCTGCAGTTCGGGCCTAGTGAGGACTTCTCCAGATACCCCCGACGAGAGGAGCAAGATTTTGAGCTTGCGCGAAGCGCCGGCGTGGACTTGATGCTTTGCCCCGAGCCTGACGAACTGACGCGCAGCCAGCAGACTACCGTGCATGTGTATGGTGTTTCTGAGCTATTCGAGGGCGCCTTCAGGCCGGGACATTTCGATGGCGTGGCTACGATTGTTGCGAAGCTCTTCAACATCGTTCGCCCCAACGCTGCGTTTTTCGGCGCTAAAGACCTTCAGCAATGTGCTGTCCTTCGAACGATGGTCCAGGATCTGAACTTTGGGATCAAGCTGAGGTTCCTGCCTACGGTCCGGGAATCTGACGGATTGGCGCTTTCCAGCAGGAACGCATACCTCAGCCCGCAGGAAAGGGAGCTTGCGCCACGGCTTTTTGCGACGCTTTGCGGAGTGGCCGAGAGCGCAAAGTCGAACGTCGGGAGCCTTGCTGAAGAGCTTCTTGTCCAAGCCAAGAACAGGCTCGATTCCTACGGCTTTGACGTGGACTACCTTGATGTGGTGGACTGGAATACCATGCGACCCACCAGGGTAGTCGACGAGTCGACGTGGCTCGTCGCAGCGGCGAGGCTCGGGACGACCAGGCTGATCGACTCAAAGTGGGTTTTGGAGCCATAG